The Natrinema caseinilyticum genomic sequence GCGGTCGGCGAGCGACGCCGACTCCGTCGAGTAGAGACGAACCCCCTCGAGGGGTCCTCGCTCGACGAGGTCGATCCGATCGAGGCGCGACGGCGCCAGATACAGCGTCGTTCGGCCGCCGCCCGCGGGGTAAAACCCCCGTTCGTCGATTTCGCAGGCCGCCGCGACGCCGAACCGACGGAGCACGGGAAGTTTCACGAATCGGAAATAATCGAGCGGCGGCGACCACGCGACGTCCGTCCCGCCGGTGACCGTCACCGACAGCGGCGACTCGAGGACCGTCGAAAGCGGCAGCAACGCATCGAACAGTAGCGGTGCGCTTCCGGCAGTCCCGATGTCGACGGTGTAGTGTCCGCCCGCGAGCCGTTCAAGCCCTCCGCGGCCCGGTCTCCTATCGAGATTCGGATCGAACTCGATCGTCTCGGAACGGAGTTCGGCGCCCGTCACGTCGGCGTCGCAGATCTCGGTCATCGTCTCGAGAACTGCCAGATGCTGATTGGCCAGGCCGGGCGTCGGCCGATCGCCGCGGACGTTCTCGAGTCGAACCGGCCGGTTCTCGACGACCGATAGCGCGAGTGCAGTTCGAAGGAACTGCCCGCCCGCGCTCGAGCCGTCGAGTTCGAGGGCAGCGGTCATACGGGGTCGTACGGTCTCGAGGGTCCTCCCGGTGTCGACTTCGCGGTGACGGACAGCGACCCGCGCGAGTCGATCGTCGTCCCCCACACCGAGTTCCGGTTGGTGAAGCTTTTCGGTTCTCCGAAATGGAACGGTGATGAGATGCGACTCTGGCGCGATCCCCTCCGGCGGCGATGGATCCTCTGGGCGACGATGGGCGTCGCCTTCTTGCTCGTCAACGCGAACCGACTCTCGACGGCGGTCCTCGCCGAGGATCTCATGGCCGCGTTCGAAACGACGGGCGCGCAACTGGGGACGCTCCACGCGTTTTTCTTCTGGGTGTACGCCGCCATGCAGATTCCGGCCGGCGTCCTGGCAGACCGCGTGGGTCCGCGACGCACCGCTGCGATCGGGACGGGGGTGATGGCCGTCGGTACGATCGGGTTCGCAGCGGCGACCACGTACGTCACGGCGGTACTCGCCCGCGGTCTGGTCGGCCTCGGCGGCAGCGTGATTTTCGTCTGTATCCTCCGGTTCTGTGCCACCTGGTTTCGCGCCGACGAGTTCGCGACGATGAGCGGACTCACGTTCACCGTCTCCGGGATCGGCGGCGTCTTCGCGACCACTCCGCTCGCGATCGCCGTCGGGGCGGTTGGCTGGCGGACGGCGATCGGCGCGCTCGGCGTCGCGGGTTTCGTCGCCGCCGTGGCCGTGTTCGCGCTCGTCCGAGACACGCCCGCGCGTGCCGGATTCGATCCGATCGAGGGCGTCCCCGAACGGGAAACGCTAACGCACGCGCAGCTCAAATCGTCGTTCGCGGACGTGATTCGGGACCCGCTGGTCTGGATCGTCGCCCTCATGCTGTTTTGTTCGACCGGCGTGAATCTCACCCTGTTCGGACTCTGGGGCGTCCCGTACGTCGTCCAGACGTACGACGTCTCGGTCACGACGGCCTCGACGATCACCCTGCTGGGGAGTATCGGTATCATGACCGGCCCGCCGACGATC encodes the following:
- the rtcA gene encoding RNA 3'-terminal phosphate cyclase, with the protein product MTAALELDGSSAGGQFLRTALALSVVENRPVRLENVRGDRPTPGLANQHLAVLETMTEICDADVTGAELRSETIEFDPNLDRRPGRGGLERLAGGHYTVDIGTAGSAPLLFDALLPLSTVLESPLSVTVTGGTDVAWSPPLDYFRFVKLPVLRRFGVAAACEIDERGFYPAGGGRTTLYLAPSRLDRIDLVERGPLEGVRLYSTESASLADRDVAMRQAEGALERLHRAPSLELRERCETTARSPSPGSVLVIRVDHGSGVAGFTALGERGKPAERVGEDAADAANRFLDGSAPVDRHMADQLLVFLALVGGTVRVPAVTDHLETGCALLERFGGRIDLEAGDDRTTVAVTSSLGPDD
- a CDS encoding MFS transporter, translated to MRLWRDPLRRRWILWATMGVAFLLVNANRLSTAVLAEDLMAAFETTGAQLGTLHAFFFWVYAAMQIPAGVLADRVGPRRTAAIGTGVMAVGTIGFAAATTYVTAVLARGLVGLGGSVIFVCILRFCATWFRADEFATMSGLTFTVSGIGGVFATTPLAIAVGAVGWRTAIGALGVAGFVAAVAVFALVRDTPARAGFDPIEGVPERETLTHAQLKSSFADVIRDPLVWIVALMLFCSTGVNLTLFGLWGVPYVVQTYDVSVTTASTITLLGSIGIMTGPPTIGWLSDRLERRMELMVAGGGCFVAALALIAVVGKPPLVVVGAVFLLAGFLVGAFLLGYAVVKDRHSADASGVSTGTVNAGAFVGAAVLPTVIGRALDTYWTGELVGGVRVYTPLGYRIAFAIAAAAGAVAFGCALWLYRHERATARDTDAGDVGAEGLGGE